The Periplaneta americana isolate PAMFEO1 chromosome 2, P.americana_PAMFEO1_priV1, whole genome shotgun sequence genome has a window encoding:
- the LOC138695099 gene encoding solute carrier family 35 member E3-like isoform X1 — MENTRDGPLVTLFFLVFNAITSIAIVLLNKWVYKYVGFPNLTLTFLHFVVTFVGLILCQKCNVFKVKNVPLKDMLPLAFSFCGFVVFTNLSLQNNTVGTYQVAKLMTTPCIIVIQIFFYNKEFPLRVKLTLIPITLGVFMNFYYDIKFNVLGTIFAALGVVVTSLYQVLVSQKQHELQMNAMQLLYYQAPLSAVILLVLIPFLEPVSITATLPWSFATFGLVVASCVTAFFVNLSIYWIIGNTSPLTYNMVGHIKFCLTVLGGVLLFEEPFHVNQGIGIILTVFGVTAYAHVKAGSALGRGSHYLHLGYAKKSSKMGLHFQSPP; from the exons atggaaaatacaaGGGACGGACCTCTTGTAACATTATTCTTCCTGGTTTTCAATGCGATCACCTCTATAGCTATAGTTCTGTTGAATAAGTGGGTGTACAAATATGTGGGTTTTCCCAATTTAACATTGAcgtttcttcattttgttgtgacatttgtgggactgattttatgtcaaaaatgtaatgtttttaaAGTTAAGAACGTGCCTTTGAAGGATATGCTACCATTGGCATTTTCGTTTTGTGGATTTGTAGTGTTCACGAATTTAAGTTTACAAAACAACACCGTTGGAACTTACCAGGTTGCCAAACTTATGACGACACCGTGTATAATAGTGATCCAGATATTTTTCTACAACAAAGAATTTCCACTACGAGTAAAATTGACACTG ATACCCATCACCCTCGGTGTGTTTATGAACTTCTACTACGACATTAAGTTCAATGTATTGGGAACAATTTTTGCAGCACTGGGAGTGGTAGTGACGTCATTGTACCAAGTA CTGGTGAGTCAGAAGCAGCACGAGCTCCAGATGAACGCCATGCAGCTGCTGTACTACCAAGCCCCGTTATCGGCCGTAATATTGCTGGTACTCATTCCCTTCCTGGAACCAGTGAGCATCACTGCCACCCTACCTTGGTCCTTTGCAACGTTC GGCCTGGTAGTAGCTTCGTGTGTTACTGCGTTTTTTGTAAATCTCTCCATCTACTGGATAATTGGGAACACGTCACCTCTTAC CTACAACATGGTCGGCCACATTAAATTTTGCCTGACTGTTTTGGGCGGAGTTCTGCTGTTTGAAGAGCCGTTTCATGTGAACCAAGGCATAGGGATCATTCTCACAGTGTTTGGTGTGACAGCGTACGCACATGTTAAG GCAGGAAGTGCTCTAGGAAGAGGCAGCCACTACCTCCACTTAGGATATGCGAAAAAGTCTTCAAAAATGGGACTGCATTTCCAGTCACCTCCCTAG
- the LOC138695099 gene encoding solute carrier family 35 member E3-like isoform X2, translated as MENTRDGPLVTLFFLVFNAITSIAIVLLNKWVYKYVGFPNLTLTFLHFVVTFVGLILCQKCNVFKVKNVPLKDMLPLAFSFCGFVVFTNLSLQNNTVGTYQVAKLMTTPCIIVIQIFFYNKEFPLRVKLTLIPITLGVFMNFYYDIKFNVLGTIFAALGVVVTSLYQVLVSQKQHELQMNAMQLLYYQAPLSAVILLVLIPFLEPVSITATLPWSFATFGLVVASCVTAFFVNLSIYWIIGNTSPLTYNMVGHIKFCLTVLGGVLLFEEPFHVNQGIGIILTVFGVTAYAHVKLKKPQIDVLDVEEQVILEEEEKPIYEKNT; from the exons atggaaaatacaaGGGACGGACCTCTTGTAACATTATTCTTCCTGGTTTTCAATGCGATCACCTCTATAGCTATAGTTCTGTTGAATAAGTGGGTGTACAAATATGTGGGTTTTCCCAATTTAACATTGAcgtttcttcattttgttgtgacatttgtgggactgattttatgtcaaaaatgtaatgtttttaaAGTTAAGAACGTGCCTTTGAAGGATATGCTACCATTGGCATTTTCGTTTTGTGGATTTGTAGTGTTCACGAATTTAAGTTTACAAAACAACACCGTTGGAACTTACCAGGTTGCCAAACTTATGACGACACCGTGTATAATAGTGATCCAGATATTTTTCTACAACAAAGAATTTCCACTACGAGTAAAATTGACACTG ATACCCATCACCCTCGGTGTGTTTATGAACTTCTACTACGACATTAAGTTCAATGTATTGGGAACAATTTTTGCAGCACTGGGAGTGGTAGTGACGTCATTGTACCAAGTA CTGGTGAGTCAGAAGCAGCACGAGCTCCAGATGAACGCCATGCAGCTGCTGTACTACCAAGCCCCGTTATCGGCCGTAATATTGCTGGTACTCATTCCCTTCCTGGAACCAGTGAGCATCACTGCCACCCTACCTTGGTCCTTTGCAACGTTC GGCCTGGTAGTAGCTTCGTGTGTTACTGCGTTTTTTGTAAATCTCTCCATCTACTGGATAATTGGGAACACGTCACCTCTTAC CTACAACATGGTCGGCCACATTAAATTTTGCCTGACTGTTTTGGGCGGAGTTCTGCTGTTTGAAGAGCCGTTTCATGTGAACCAAGGCATAGGGATCATTCTCACAGTGTTTGGTGTGACAGCGTACGCACATGTTAAG